The proteins below come from a single Saccharopolyspora sp. SCSIO 74807 genomic window:
- a CDS encoding long-chain fatty acid--CoA ligase, protein MLSTMHDGPLSIARILAQGTGPHGSSEVVTWTGAEPRRRSYAEVGRRVAQLAHALRELGVTGDQRVATFMWNNAEHLETYLAVPSMGAVLHTLNIRLFPEQITYIADHAEDHVVVVDGSLLPLFGKILPTLSTVRHVIVANGDASALEAPAGVQVHDYDQLLRGHPDTFDWPEVDEHAAAAMCYTSGTTGSPKGVVYSHRSIWLHSMQVCMSDGMGLGQSDRGLAVVPMFHAMSWGLPYAALMVGASLVMPDRFLQPEPLVRMLSTLHPTMAAAVPTIWQGVLQHLDADPQDISALREVVVGGSACPPSLMRTFQERYGVPVLHAWGMTETSPLGSVARPPAAATGEAQWPYRESQGRLSSAVEARLIGEGGTEQPWDGKSVGELEVRGPWVASSYYRDDDPDKFDDGWLRTGDVGTLSPDGFLRLTDRAKDVIKSGGEWISSVELENQIVAHPAVAEAMVVGVPDEKWDERPLAAVVLLDGQQADAAELREFLTGRIAKWQVPDHWAFLAEAPKTSVGKYDKKQLRKQHAEGGLDIKHA, encoded by the coding sequence ATGCTGAGCACCATGCACGACGGCCCGCTGTCGATCGCCAGGATCCTGGCGCAAGGCACCGGCCCGCACGGCTCCTCCGAGGTCGTGACCTGGACCGGCGCGGAGCCGCGGCGGCGCAGCTACGCCGAGGTCGGCAGGCGGGTGGCTCAGCTGGCGCACGCGCTGCGGGAGCTCGGCGTGACCGGTGACCAGCGGGTCGCCACGTTCATGTGGAACAACGCCGAGCACCTGGAGACCTACCTGGCGGTGCCGTCGATGGGCGCCGTGCTGCACACGCTGAACATCCGGCTGTTCCCGGAGCAGATCACCTACATCGCCGACCACGCCGAGGACCACGTGGTCGTCGTGGACGGCAGCCTGCTGCCGCTGTTCGGGAAGATCCTGCCGACGCTGAGCACCGTCCGGCACGTGATCGTCGCCAACGGCGACGCGTCGGCCCTGGAAGCGCCCGCGGGCGTTCAGGTGCACGACTACGACCAGCTGCTGCGCGGCCACCCGGACACCTTCGACTGGCCCGAAGTGGACGAACACGCCGCCGCCGCGATGTGCTACACCTCCGGCACCACCGGCAGCCCGAAGGGCGTCGTCTACTCGCACCGCTCGATCTGGCTGCACTCGATGCAGGTGTGCATGTCGGACGGGATGGGCCTGGGGCAGTCCGACCGCGGGCTGGCCGTGGTGCCGATGTTCCACGCCATGTCCTGGGGCCTGCCCTACGCCGCGTTGATGGTCGGCGCCTCGCTGGTGATGCCGGACCGGTTCCTGCAGCCCGAGCCACTGGTGCGGATGCTCAGCACGCTGCACCCGACGATGGCGGCCGCGGTGCCGACGATCTGGCAGGGCGTGCTGCAGCACCTCGACGCCGATCCGCAGGACATCTCCGCGCTGCGGGAAGTCGTGGTGGGCGGCTCGGCGTGCCCGCCATCGCTGATGCGGACCTTCCAGGAGCGCTACGGCGTGCCGGTGCTGCACGCGTGGGGCATGACCGAGACCTCGCCGCTGGGCAGCGTCGCGCGCCCGCCCGCGGCCGCGACCGGCGAGGCGCAATGGCCCTACCGGGAGTCGCAGGGCCGGCTGTCGTCGGCCGTCGAGGCGCGGCTGATCGGCGAGGGCGGCACCGAGCAGCCGTGGGACGGCAAGAGCGTCGGTGAGCTGGAGGTGCGCGGCCCGTGGGTCGCCTCGTCCTACTACCGCGACGACGACCCGGACAAGTTCGACGACGGCTGGTTGCGCACCGGCGACGTCGGCACGCTGTCCCCGGACGGCTTCCTGCGGCTGACCGACAGGGCCAAGGACGTGATCAAGTCCGGTGGCGAGTGGATCTCCTCGGTGGAGCTGGAGAACCAGATCGTCGCGCACCCCGCCGTGGCCGAGGCGATGGTCGTGGGCGTGCCGGACGAGAAGTGGGACGAGCGGCCGCTGGCCGCCGTGGTGCTGCTCGACGGCCAGCAGGCCGACGCCGCCGAGCTGCGGGAGTTCCTGACCGGGCGGATCGCCAAGTGGCAGGTTCCGGACCACTGGGCGTTCCTGGCGGAGGCGCCGAAGACCAGCGTCGGCAAGTACGACAAGAAGCAGCTGCGCAAGCAGCACGCCGAAGGCGGCTTGGACATCAAGCACGCCTAG
- the proC gene encoding pyrroline-5-carboxylate reductase, translating to MKTIAVLGAGKIGESLLAGLLDAGRAPAELMFTERYSQRAAELTGKYGIEHVDVPTAANRADVLVVAVKPQDIDPLLDEVAPLLGPDKLLVSMCAGLPAKLFERRLAEGTPVIRVMPNTPMLVGEAMSAISGGAHATDEHLELAEELLGSVGRVVRVPEQQQDAVTALSGSGPAYFFYLVEAMTDAGVLLGVPRGTAKDLVVQAAMGAATMLRDGPENHPALLREAVTSPAGTTAAGIRELDKHGVRAALTDAVEAARDRSAELGRAHD from the coding sequence ATGAAGACCATTGCCGTGCTCGGAGCGGGCAAGATCGGCGAGTCGCTGCTCGCGGGGCTCCTGGACGCCGGGCGCGCCCCGGCCGAGCTGATGTTCACCGAGCGCTACTCGCAGCGGGCCGCCGAACTCACCGGGAAGTACGGCATCGAGCACGTCGACGTGCCCACCGCGGCGAACCGCGCGGACGTGCTGGTGGTGGCGGTCAAGCCGCAGGACATCGACCCGCTGCTGGACGAGGTTGCCCCCTTGCTGGGACCGGACAAGCTGCTGGTGTCGATGTGCGCGGGCCTGCCCGCCAAGCTCTTCGAGCGGCGGCTTGCCGAGGGCACGCCGGTCATCCGGGTCATGCCGAACACTCCGATGCTGGTGGGCGAGGCGATGAGCGCGATCTCCGGCGGCGCGCACGCCACCGACGAGCACCTGGAACTGGCGGAGGAACTGCTCGGCAGCGTCGGCCGCGTGGTTCGCGTGCCGGAGCAGCAGCAGGACGCGGTGACCGCGCTGTCCGGCTCCGGGCCCGCCTACTTCTTCTACCTGGTCGAGGCCATGACGGACGCGGGAGTCCTGCTCGGCGTCCCGCGCGGCACCGCCAAGGACCTGGTGGTGCAGGCCGCGATGGGCGCGGCAACGATGCTGCGCGACGGACCGGAGAACCATCCGGCGCTCCTGCGCGAAGCGGTGACGTCCCCGGCGGGCACGACCGCCGCGGGCATCCGCGAACTCGACAAGCACGGGGTGCGCGCCGCGCTCACCGACGCCGTCGAGGCCGCCAGGGACCGATCGGCGGAACTGGGCCGCGCGCACGACTGA
- a CDS encoding helix-turn-helix domain-containing protein, giving the protein MSANSEPSQQAPPQAGQVQFLTVAEVARMMRVSKMTVYRLVHAGELPAARVGRSFRVAESDVHHYLEHAYYNAG; this is encoded by the coding sequence ATGTCCGCGAACTCGGAACCCAGCCAGCAAGCGCCCCCGCAGGCCGGTCAGGTGCAGTTCCTCACCGTGGCCGAGGTGGCCAGGATGATGCGGGTGTCCAAGATGACCGTGTACCGGCTGGTGCACGCAGGTGAGCTCCCCGCCGCGCGAGTGGGCCGTTCCTTCCGCGTGGCGGAGAGCGACGTGCACCACTACCTGGAGCACGCCTACTACAACGCGGGTTGA
- a CDS encoding 30S ribosomal protein bS22 — MGSVIKKRRKRMSKKKHRKLLRRTRVQRRKLGK, encoded by the coding sequence ATGGGCTCGGTCATCAAGAAGCGCCGCAAGCGCATGTCCAAGAAGAAGCACCGCAAGCTTCTGCGCCGGACCCGCGTCCAGCGTCGCAAGTTGGGCAAGTAA